In Candidatus Saccharibacteria bacterium, a single genomic region encodes these proteins:
- the pyrB gene encoding aspartate carbamoyltransferase, translating to MLKGLVSIDDLSKEQIDQLLRKAQQFEINHRGSQLANQVVASLFFEPSTRTRLSFESAISYLGGSVIGFASADTSSQSKGESLEDTIRTIGQYADAIVMRHGEAGSARRAQAVAGVPIINAGDGSNEHPTQTLLDLYSIQATQGGLEGLNIALAGDLKYGRTVHSLVKALAQYQINFTFISDDYLQLPKNLVKLVRDSGCQVQFRSSIGQLDKQDILYMTRVQKERFDDLAKYWEVAGRLKLSLDDLDKTKETFRVLHPLPRVDEIDLAVDQHPSAYYFQQVRNGLYVRQALLSEILKG from the coding sequence ATGTTAAAAGGCTTAGTATCCATCGATGATTTGTCAAAAGAGCAAATTGATCAGTTGCTCAGGAAAGCTCAGCAATTTGAGATCAATCACAGGGGTAGTCAGTTGGCAAATCAGGTAGTAGCTAGCTTGTTTTTTGAACCTAGTACCAGAACTAGACTGAGCTTTGAGAGTGCGATTAGTTATCTTGGTGGCTCAGTCATTGGTTTTGCTAGCGCAGATACAAGCAGTCAGAGTAAGGGGGAAAGTTTAGAGGATACAATTCGGACTATTGGTCAATATGCTGATGCTATAGTGATGCGGCATGGTGAAGCTGGTTCGGCTAGAAGGGCTCAAGCTGTTGCTGGTGTGCCAATCATTAATGCTGGTGATGGTAGTAACGAGCACCCGACCCAGACATTACTAGATCTTTACTCAATTCAGGCTACCCAAGGTGGGCTAGAGGGGCTAAATATTGCTTTGGCTGGGGATCTCAAATATGGCAGGACAGTTCACTCCCTAGTAAAGGCATTAGCCCAGTATCAGATTAATTTTACATTTATCTCTGATGATTATTTGCAGCTACCCAAAAATCTAGTTAAGCTGGTTCGGGATTCGGGCTGTCAAGTTCAATTTAGATCAAGTATTGGACAGCTAGATAAGCAAGATATTTTGTATATGACCAGGGTGCAAAAGGAGAGATTTGATGATCTAGCGAAGTACTGGGAAGTAGCTGGTAGATTAAAGTTAAGCTTGGATGATCTAGACAAAACAAAGGAGACATTTAGGGTACTTCATCCCTTACCTCGGGTCGACGAAATCGATTTGGCAGTAGATCAACATCCTTCAGCGTATTACTTCCAGCAAGTCCGTAATGGCCTTTATGTTCGCCAAGCCTTATTATCTGAAATATTGAAGGGTTGA
- a CDS encoding S1 RNA-binding domain-containing protein, translating into MTTETKSKTTKTTINATNMEELLSANPLTILQEGDLIQGEVIKSLKHQIWLDLGIHGTGVITSNELEYTTVRPEIGEIINASVIEPETKYGYAILSLKKVAKEKGWDRLTEKFENKEVFGVTPVDANKGGLIVEMEGVKGFLPVSQLSAENYPRVSGADKDEILSRLNKLIGRVLMVRIIDLDRKNNKLIISEKEAQKEMTQSKLSKLTVGEVVRGIVTGIVDFGIFVNVDGIEGLVHISEISWKRIDSPNEHVRIGEELDVKIISIDQDKLSLSIKQLTPDPWVEEASKLKIGEKVDGKIVRITPFGAFVQISEIIEALVHVSELSAEPIKDPRKILSLNEVKQFTILSIDPEQHKLSLSLK; encoded by the coding sequence ATGACTACAGAAACCAAGTCTAAAACTACGAAGACTACTATTAACGCCACGAATATGGAGGAATTGCTCAGTGCTAACCCCCTAACAATTCTCCAGGAAGGTGACCTTATCCAGGGAGAAGTAATTAAATCACTCAAACACCAGATCTGGCTTGATCTTGGGATCCATGGTACAGGTGTCATCACTAGTAATGAACTAGAATACACCACAGTCCGTCCGGAAATTGGCGAGATTATCAATGCTTCAGTGATTGAACCAGAAACTAAATATGGCTATGCGATTCTAAGCCTCAAAAAAGTAGCCAAAGAAAAAGGCTGGGATAGGCTGACTGAAAAATTTGAGAATAAAGAAGTATTTGGAGTAACCCCCGTCGATGCTAATAAGGGTGGTCTAATTGTTGAGATGGAAGGCGTCAAGGGATTTCTACCAGTTTCTCAATTATCAGCTGAAAACTATCCTAGAGTCAGTGGTGCTGACAAAGACGAAATATTATCAAGACTCAATAAGTTGATTGGTAGAGTTTTGATGGTTAGGATTATTGATCTGGATCGCAAAAATAACAAGCTAATAATTTCCGAAAAAGAAGCCCAGAAGGAAATGACCCAATCCAAGCTCTCCAAACTAACCGTCGGAGAAGTAGTGAGAGGGATCGTGACTGGTATCGTCGACTTTGGGATTTTTGTCAATGTCGATGGTATTGAAGGTCTTGTTCATATTTCAGAAATCTCCTGGAAACGAATTGATAGTCCAAACGAACATGTCAGAATTGGCGAGGAATTGGATGTCAAGATTATCTCAATCGATCAAGACAAGCTATCTTTGTCAATCAAGCAATTAACTCCAGACCCTTGGGTTGAGGAAGCATCAAAACTCAAGATTGGCGAGAAAGTCGATGGTAAGATCGTTCGAATTACTCCCTTTGGAGCGTTCGTCCAAATTAGTGAGATCATTGAAGCCCTGGTCCACGTCTCGGAACTCTCAGCAGAACCAATCAAAGATCCTCGTAAAATCCTTAGCCTCAATGAAGTGAAGCAGTTTACTATCCTTTCAATTGACCCCGAGCAACACAAGCTCTCCCTTAGTCTCAAATAA
- a CDS encoding response regulator has protein sequence MAKVKTILLAEDNEFIRKMYELKFGKAKLDVISVTNGAEAIEQFDKHDFGLILLDLMMPEVNGEEALEYLRTKAKKNRKVPVLILTNVNDPTTIEKIRDLGIDDYIIKSELTPSQVLNKVNQYLT, from the coding sequence ATGGCTAAAGTCAAAACTATTCTGCTTGCTGAAGATAATGAGTTCATTCGCAAGATGTACGAGCTCAAGTTTGGCAAAGCAAAGCTTGATGTGATATCCGTTACCAATGGCGCAGAAGCAATTGAACAGTTCGACAAGCACGACTTTGGACTAATCTTACTAGATTTGATGATGCCAGAAGTCAATGGTGAAGAAGCACTTGAATACCTGAGAACCAAGGCCAAGAAAAATCGCAAAGTACCAGTTTTGATTCTGACCAATGTTAATGATCCAACTACTATTGAGAAGATTCGAGATCTAGGAATTGATGACTACATTATCAAATCTGAGCTAACCCCATCTCAAGTTCTCAATAAAGTCAATCAATACCTAACCTAG